A DNA window from Polyodon spathula isolate WHYD16114869_AA chromosome 18, ASM1765450v1, whole genome shotgun sequence contains the following coding sequences:
- the LOC121331145 gene encoding beta-1,3-N-acetylglucosaminyltransferase lunatic fringe-like gives MLKTCGKRFLLSIVGATFTCLAVLLVAQLQQRSQVEAVPNGREVGMRSLQSLEDLAESHNTQEPQRSQLDLQQQASNPEQGKGFSAYFTKLTRDRREAEKTESNPQSATEKPPMEDITPNDVFIAVKTTKKFHQARLALLLDTWISRNVQQTYIFTDGEDEELKKRIGSHAINTNCSAAHSRQALSCKMAVEYDKYIESGKKWFCHVDDDNYVNMQTLVKLLSNYPHTQDIYIGKPSLDRPIEATERLVDIPQEICSSHEVLIVAHLCLTIALDARRQQHVSFLRRSAPAELLFYLLSTFLAQLQQRSQVEAVPNGREVGMRSLQSLEDLAESHNTQEPQRSQLDLQQQASNPEQGKGFSAYFTKLTRDRREAEKTESNPQSATEKPPYLLFLQTYIFTDGEDEELKKRIGSHAINTNCSAAHSRQALSCKMAVEYDKYIESGKKWFCHVDDDNYVNMQTLVKLLSNYPHTQDIYIGKPSLDRPIEATERLGDNLMRPVNFWFATGGAGFCISRGLALKMSPWASGGHFMNTAEKIRLPDDCTIGYIIESVLGVKLIRSNQFHSHLENLQQVPKSELHKQVTLSYGMFENKRNAINMKGAFPVEEDPSRFKSVHCLLYPDTPWCPSYVV, from the exons ATGCTGAAAACTTGCGGTAAGAGGTTTTTGCTCTCCATCGTTGGAGCTACCTTCACCTGCCTGGCTGTTCTGTTAGTGGCTCAGCTGCAGCAGCGAAGCCAGGTAGAGGCCGTCCCAAACGGGAGAGAGGTGGGGATGCGCTCGCTGCAGAGCTTGGAGGACCTAGCCGAGAGTCACAACACACAGGAGCCACAACGGAGCCAGCTCGACCTTCAGCAGCAGGCTTCCAACCCGGAGCAAGGGAAAGGCTTCTCGGCTTATTTCACCAAACTGACCCGGGACAGGAGGGAAGCAGAGAAGACAGAAAGCAACCCTCAGTCTGCGACCGAGAAACCGCCTATGGAAGACATCACACCGAATGATGTTTTCATCGCAGTCAAGACCACGAAGAAGTTTCACCAAGCCCGACTGGCGCTGCTTTTAGATACCTGGATCTCAAGAAACGTGCAACAG ACTTACATCTTCACAGATGGAGAGGACGAGGAGCTAAAGAAAAGAATAG GAAGCCATGCCATTAACACAAACTGCTCAGCAGCACACAGCCGACAAGCTCTGTCCTGCAAGATGGCAGTGGAGTATGACAAGTATATTGAATCTGGGAAAAA ATGGTTCTGCCATGTGGATGATGACAACTACGTGAACATGCAGACTCTGGTGAAACTGCTCTCCAACTACCCCCACACTCAGGATATCTACATTGGGAAGCCGAGCCTGGACCGGCCCATCGAAGCCACGGAGAGACTCGTTGACATACCCCAAGagatttgcagct CTCATGAAGTCCTCATCGTAGCACACCTATGTTTAACCATTGCACTG GATGCCAGGAGACAGCAGCATGTGTCCTTTCTGAGGCGGAGTGCGCCAGCAGAGCTCCTTTTCTACCTCCTGTCCACATTCT TGGCTCAGCTGCAGCAGCGAAGCCAGGTAGAGGCCGTCCCAAACGGGAGAGAGGTGGGGATGCGCTCGCTGCAGAGCTTGGAGGACCTAGCCGAGAGTCACAACACACAGGAGCCACAACGGAGCCAGCTCGACCTTCAGCAGCAGGCTTCCAACCCGGAGCAAGGGAAAGGCTTCTCGGCTTATTTCACCAAACTGACCCGGGACAGGAGGGAAGCAGAGAAGACAGAAAGCAACCCTCAGTCTGCGACCGAGAAACCGCCTTACCTTCT GTTCTTGCAG ACTTACATCTTCACAGATGGAGAGGACGAGGAGCTAAAGAAAAGAATAG GAAGCCATGCCATTAACACAAACTGCTCAGCAGCACACAGCCGACAAGCTCTGTCCTGCAAGATGGCAGTGGAGTATGACAAGTATATTGAATCTGGGAAAAA ATGGTTCTGCCATGTGGATGATGACAACTACGTGAACATGCAGACTCTGGTGAAACTGCTCTCCAACTACCCCCACACTCAGGATATCTACATTGGGAAGCCGAGCCTGGACCGGCCCATCGAAGCCACGGAGAGACTCGGAGACAACTTAATG CGGCCAGTAAACTTTTGGTTTGCTACTGGAGGTGCTGGGTTCTGTATCAGCCGTGGTCTGGCATTGAAGATGAGCCCATGGGCAAG CGGAGGACACTTCATGAACACAGCAGAGAAAATCCGTCTCCCTGACGACTGCACGATCGGCTACATCATCGAGTCTGTGCTGGGAGTCAAACTGATCCGCAGCAACCAGTTCCACTCCCACCTGGAGAACCTGCAGCAGGTGCCCAAGTCTGAACTCCACAAGCAG GTGACATTGAGCTATGGAATGTTTGAAAACAAGAGGAATGCCATTAACATGAAGGGGGCTTTCCCTGTGGAGGAGGACCCATCCAG gttcaAGTCTGTACACTGTTTGCTGTACCCAGACACCCCCTGGTGCCCCTCTTATGTTGTCTAA